A stretch of Suncus etruscus isolate mSunEtr1 chromosome 9, mSunEtr1.pri.cur, whole genome shotgun sequence DNA encodes these proteins:
- the FAM181B gene encoding protein FAM181B encodes MAVQAALPSTHPFVPFGFGAASDALGGAFGALDPGCCFEDDELATPASALLDQGPDQGGDGREATRDLLSFIDSASSNIKLALDKPGKSKRKVNHRKYLQKQIKRCSGLMGAQLPGPPSPGASDSSAKRPPVAGPVGAPGHGKTGPRRDASQAAAASLQSRSLAALFDSLRPAPGRAEPAGGAVAAAASGLGGSDAGADGARPLGAAAAPGARKVPLRARNLPPSFFTEPSRAGAPMGAPGVSLSDLEKGAETEFFELLGSDYGAASEASALLAAEPLDVFAPGAALLRGPELEPGLFEPSPALPGSLLYPEAWSAPGCPASKKPLPASAPLRGALTLNEPLRPPYAAAATDSPGSEEGAGLLAAFAPFFADCAVSAPPPPQQGLFELGAAYSRSAYEGLWRHDGVWDGAPREEEARRD; translated from the coding sequence ATGGCGGTGCAAGCGGCGCTCCCCAGCACGCACCCCTTCGTCCCCTTCGGGTTCGGGGCGGCCTCGGACGCGCTCGGCGGCGCCTTCGGAGCCCTGGACCCGGGTTGCTGCTTCGAGGACGACGAGCTCGCCACGCCGGCCAGCGCGCTGCTGGACCAGGGCCCCGACCAGGGCGGGGACGGGCGCGAAGCCACCCGCGACCTCCTGAGCTTCATCGACTCGGCGTCCAGCAACATCAAGCTGGCCCTGGACAAGCCGGGCAAGTCCAAGCGCAAGGTGAACCACCGCAAGTACCTCCAGAAGCAGATCAAGCGCTGCAGCGGCCTCATGGGCGCGCAGCTCCCGGGCCCGCCGTCCCCGGGCGCTTCGGACTCATCGGCCAAGCGGCCGCCCGTCGCCGGGCCCGTCGGGGCCCCGGGACACGGCAAGACGGGCCCGCGGAGGGACGCGTCCCAGGCGGCGGCTGCCAGCCTGCAGAGTCGCAGTCTGGCCGCGCTCTTCGACTCCCTGCGCCCCGCTCCGGGGCGCGCCGAGCCGGCTGGAGGAGCCGTGGCCGCGGCAGCCAGCGGGCTCGGCGGGTCGGACGCGGGTGCCGACGGTGCCCGTCCCCTCGGGGCCGCGGCGGCTCCCGGAGCCCGGAAAGTCCCGCTGCGAGCCCGCAACCTGCCCCCGTCCTTCTTCACCGAGCCGTCCCGGGCGGGTGCCCCGATGGGAGCCCCGGGGGTGAGCCTGAGCGACCTGGAGAAGGGCGCGGAGACGGAGTTCTTCGAGCTGCTGGGCTCCGACTACGGTGCCGCTTCCGAAGCCAGCGCCCTGCTGGCCGCCGAGCCCCTCGACGTGTTCGCACCCGGAGCCGCCCTGCTGCGGGGTCCCGAGCTGGAGCCCGGCCTCTTCGAGCCGTCGCCCGCTCTGCCCGGGAGCCTCCTGTACCCCGAAGCCTGGAGCGCACCGGGCTGCCCCGCCAGCAAGAAGCCGCTCCCCGCATCCGCGCCCCTCCGCGGCGCTTTGACCTTGAACGAGCCCTTGCGTCCCCCCtacgccgccgccgccaccgacTCCCCGGGCTCCGAGGAGGGCGCGGGGCTCTTGGCCGCGTTCGCCCCCTTCTTCGCGGACTGCGCGGTCTCTGCGCCTCCGCCGCCCCAGCAGGGCTTGTTTGAGTTGGGCGCTGCCTACAGCCGCTCGGCTTACGAGGGGCTCTGGAGGCACGACGGGGTGTGGGATGGGGCGCCCCGGGAGGAGGAGGCCCGCCGGGACTGA